A genome region from Tachyglossus aculeatus isolate mTacAcu1 chromosome 1, mTacAcu1.pri, whole genome shotgun sequence includes the following:
- the LRATD1 gene encoding protein LRATD1, giving the protein MGNQLDRITRLNYSELPTGDPSGVEPDELRVGVAYFFSDEEEEEAEEQQQQQQQQQQQQQQQMQQHHWGPGRALPSPPAPGCGLRPLQPPDPRETQFSAFRGDECIFSKAIGGPLGADLSVHPVAALQDLCRPGDLLELLLRPGEPAEPGERPEPPHWAVYVGGGQIVHLLRGQIRQDRLAEAGAGRVGRLVTGWYRFPPLVAELVVQNASGHLGLRRDEICWADSESFAAWCRFGKREFKAGGEGRPPRARDPAAAAAAGPPPAAPSRYCLRAHRRGDARVHTACFHRLEDLIREKRRIDAGGRLRLIQDREHRLRAKD; this is encoded by the coding sequence ATGGGCAACCAGCTGGACCGCATCACCCGGCTCAACTACAGCGAGCTGCCCACGGGGGACCCGTCGGGGGTGGAGCCGGACGAGCTGCGCGTCGGGGTGGCCTACTTCTTctcggacgaggaggaggaggaggcggaggagcagcagcagcagcagcagcagcagcagcagcagcagcagcagcagatgcaGCAGCATCACTGGGGCCCGGGGAGGGCCCTCccgagccccccggcccccgggtgcGGCCTGCGGCCCCTGCAGCCGCCGGACCCCCGGGAGACGCAGTTCTCCGCCTTCAGGGGGGACGAGTGCATCTTCTCCAAGGCCATCGGGGGCCCGCTGGGGGCCGACCTCAGCGTCCACCCGGTGGCCGCCCTGCAGGACCTGTGCCGGCCGGGGGACCTGCTGGAGCTGCTGCTGCGGCCGGGGGAGCCGGCGGAGCCGGGGGAGCGGCCGGAGCCCCCGCACTGGGCCGTCTACGTGGGCGGGGGGCAGATCGTGCACCTGCTGCGGGGCCAGATCCGCCAGGACCGGCTGGCCGAGGCCGGGGCCGGCCGCGTGGGCCGCCTGGTCACCGGCTGGTACCGCTTCCCCCCGCTGGTGGCCGAGCTGGTGGTGCAGAACGCCAGCGGACACCTGGGCCTGCGCCGCGACGAGATCTGCTGGGCCGACTCCGAGAGCTTCGCCGCCTGGTGCCGCTTCGGCAAGCGCGAGTTCAAGGCCGGCGGCGAGGGCCGGCCCCCCCGCGCCCGggaccccgccgccgccgccgccgccggcccgccccccgccgcgcCCAGCCGCTACTGCCTCCGCGCCCACCGCCGCGGGGACGCCCGCGTCCACACCGCCTGCTTCCACCGCCTGGAGGACCTCATCCGCGAGAAGCGACGGATAGACGCCGGGGGACGCCTCAGGCTCATCCAGGACCGGGAACATCGGCTCAGGGCCAAGGACTAG